The nucleotide sequence CACATTGTAATAAGATGACCCTGACTTCTTGATATACTTCCAATTCGATCTTGTTCATTTATATTTTTTAATATAAGAAGCCAATTTCTTAGGCAGTTTTGTAGATGACTTCTTTTCCTTATTCTTGTCGATTAGTTCTTCATGTGTTATGATTTATTTAACGAAGACCAAGTGCTGCTAACACTTGGCCCCGACAATTGGCTTGGATGGCAATCCCTTCTGAGTTCTAAAGACTCAAAAACCCACCTGCAGCGGTCAAACTTGGGGTGGGTTTTTACTTTGTTTGATAAACCAAAGCAATATATGTTAGAAGTGCAATTACAAAGGTTGCGAATAAAATCATGATGGTTATTGCATCTCTCAGCTTCATGGCTCACCTCCTTTCGAAGGGAAACCATGCCCACCCAAGTTTCAATTGTACTTCCATTCTATCCTAAAACAGGAAGGCGTACAAGCGTTCTTGTTTTCTTGTTTTTCTCAGGCAGCCATGGGTTTTAGATAACGTTCTTGTGTTCACGACATCTATTCCCCTTAGATAGCTCTTATCTTAAGGGGATGGATGTGTTGCCTGAATCTGCTTCTCCGAATTATCTCTTGGCGTCCGAGGGGTAAATGCCCCACAGCGTGAACTCATTGTTATGCGCTGTTACTGCCATCTTCGAATGTTCTTCAGAAATTTAATCCTAATCGATGCCCGTTTCAACGATTCTCAGCTGTAGATTTTTGTACCTCGTACTTGAGGAGCACCATTCCACTGGGATATGTAGTTTGTCCGATTAATTTCAAATTACGACGCACACCTTGCGAAGCAAGCAATGGAACCCCACCTCCCAAAAGGATCGGAATGATTGCTGGTTCGACTGTATCGACTAAGTTCCAGGTCAGAAGTTGGGAAAGAAGAGTTCCTCCGCCATAAAGCCAAATATCTCGACCTGTTTGTTCACGAAGCTCATGAACTCGCGTTTCAAGACCCACACTCACGACCTCAACGTCAGGATGATCTTCTTGGCTAAGTGATCTAGAAGCGACGATCACATGCTTTCCTGGGAATCCGCCCATAGAAGATGCGATTTCATAAGTCCGACGCCCCATAAGGATGATTTCGAACTGTGCATGAAGTGCTTCGAAATCAAACGAGGGCTCTGGTGTAATCCAGTCGAACTCATCTTCCAATCCTGCAATGAAGCCATCAAGACTACATGCAACTTGGTATCGCAATCGTCTCATCTAACCACCTCAATCCCATTTGTTTAAGTCTATCTATTTCTATTGTTTTTAACTCACCGTCAAAATTATACATCCCACTACCTTAAGCCCGAAGGGCGACCGCGGTGCGCTTAGGTGATGTGGAGTGTCCGGCTGATTCCGCTTCATCTATATCCTTCAGTCGGACCGAGGGCCGAATGGACCGATGCGAGAATATGGTGTTATCTGATGTTGATGCCTTCTCCGGATAGTCATAAAAGTGTTATTTCCATCCACCCCATATGGATATCTTATTACCATCAGGATCAAATACTTCAAAGAAATCCCCACAACCGTCTGTTTCATTAATGCCTTCAATTCTTACTCCATTTGTTTTCATATTGTAATAAATTTCTTCTATGTTTGTGACTTCAAGTGTAAGTGCCGACATTTCTGTCCCACCTACTTCAATATAATTCAGGGTAGTTTTCTCCTTAGTCTTAATCAAAAATATCGCTTGGTTATCACCTATTCTTAATTGCACTTGATCTTCTGTCACTGGATTTATAAGTTCTAGGCCCAGGTTCCTCTGATACCAATCAGCAGACTCATATGGGTTAGTAATTGGGATATAAACACATTCAATCTGTTTTACTTTTGCTTTCATCTTTTCATTTCACTTTCCTTTCGCATCAATTTCTGAAAATGTTCTTGTATTCACGACGTCCCACCACTTTAAGGTCACAATGTGACCGGCCGGGATACGGTTAGGTGGTGCAGTTGTGTCCGGCTGAGTCTACTTCCCCGCAGCTGCCAATTACTTTTCCGAATCCTCATCTAACTCCTGCCGGACCGAGGGACGAATGCCCCGATGCGTGAACATGGTGTTATACGACGGAACCTCTCCCCTGATTTCGCTTACTCAAATGTTTAAACATTACCAATCGTCCTTGTTTCTTTCCATTCTTCTAATTTTTCTGTTTGCGGTCCTATTAATTATTGAAAAGATAATGAAGAAAATAATGAAAGCTATGAGAACTGTTATTACAAATCCCGTTGAAATTATGTCTCCAATTGCATATCTAATAAAAATCCATCCAAACATCCAAGATGAAAAAATGAAAATAATCCCTTCACTACTGATGAGAAGCGCTCTTGCACCTATTGATAATATTGCTTTACGCTTAATAAAGTAATTCACTATAACCCAGATTATTATTACAAACACTGAATATATGATTATTGGAGTTGAATAAGAAATATCTATTAATGTTAAGTATATTGGAATTCCAAATAATCCATAAACGAAATTGAACATTACAACCAAGAAAAAGTTGATTTTAATGTTTGTTCCTCCTTCGCATTAAGGTTCTGTCGTATAACGTTCTCGTGTTCACGACGCGACCCAGCCTTAGATAGTTCTTATCTTAGGCTGGGTCGTGTGTTGTATGTTATTTCTACCATGATTATACATCTGACAACCAAGAGGCGAACGCCCTGCAGCGTGAATACGATGTTATACGAAATTACTGCCATCATCGAATATACTAATAACTTATCTTAATGCCACGTACATATCGATCTCATTATCTGAACTTTCCGGTTTGTACCTCTCATCCCAAACTTCAAAGTCATATCCTTTCGGTTCATGTCTATGTTCGCGTGTCCATTGTCCATATAGATAATCATATGACCGTTGCAACTCTGATTCGAGACCTTTATGAGTATATGTTACGTATTTACTTTCAGATACTTGATGGCTCATCATCCCTGGTGGAACTGTATAACCCTCATTGACCTCATAACAGAATATTTGGGTAAAGCGGTCGATCCTTGGATTAAACCCTGGTTTCATCGGGTAAATTTGCATTAAAATCACATTCTCATTCTTCTTAAAGAGAATCTCATCTTTTCTCGATATCAATGAATCATAGGTATTCTTCCCAATGCCAGATTCTAATTCATCTAAGTTTGCCTCAATCCTAAAACCCACAACTGTGAATGCCGGTAATATTACTTCCTTTGCTTCCATGATTATCACTCTCCATTTTTTTATGATTTCTAAATATTATGATGCCAACACTGGCTGGTTTCTATCATTCTCTTTCAGTAATTGCGTATAACGTTCATGTGTTCACGACGTCCAACTCCCTTAAGCCCAAAGGGCCGCCGCGGTGCGGTTAAGTGGTGGAATGTGTCCGGCTGAAAATACTTCCCTGTATACTGAATTGCCTCATCGAAATTCATCGAGTTGCTGCCGGACCGAGGGCCGAATGGCCCGATGCGTGAATATGGTGTAATATGAAGTTCCCACTCTTCCTGAGCTACTATCTCATCAATAATGTTCGTTGCATCTATGTTTTGTATCAGTATTGAGAAATCATTAATATGTTTCCATCACAATCCTTAAAACTAAAACTTCTATGATCTCCATATGTTTCTATTGAATAGATCTCTGCTCCGCTGTTCACTAATGATTGATATGCATCTTCTATATTGTCTGTATTAAATGAAAACACTGGTCTAGTAATAGGCGTTAAATCAATATCCTTGAATAAGTGCATGACATACTGTCCATCAATAGTTAGTTCAACAAAATCGTCAAAATTATGATCTGCAAGTTTAAATCCTAACATCTCACAATACCATGTACTTGATCTTTGTAAGTCTTTAGCGTATAGCATTACGCCAATCAACTTTTCTTTAATTAATGGTTTCAATGGTATCCCTCGCTTAAAAAGATTTGTGGGAATTTCATATAACGTTTTGGTATTCACGACGCCCCACCACCCTAAAGGAACGAAGTGACTGGCCGCGATGCGGTTGGGTGGTACGGGTGAGTCCGGCAGATTCTATTCCTCTGCTACTGAAATACTTCATCGATTTCTCATCTAACTCCTGTCGGACCGAGGGCCGAATGGCCCGAAGCGTGAACATGGTCTTATCTGAAGGTGACACTTCTTAAGCTACTTACAAAAGCGCCTTTAATTTCTCTAGATAAATTCTTTCATTATCCTCATCATAACAAACAAATTGAACATGATTAAT is from Candidatus Cohnella colombiensis and encodes:
- a CDS encoding putative holin-like toxin, which translates into the protein MILFATFVIALLTYIALVYQTK
- a CDS encoding dihydrofolate reductase family protein — encoded protein: MRRLRYQVACSLDGFIAGLEDEFDWITPEPSFDFEALHAQFEIILMGRRTYEIASSMGGFPGKHVIVASRSLSQEDHPDVEVVSVGLETRVHELREQTGRDIWLYGGGTLLSQLLTWNLVDTVEPAIIPILLGGGVPLLASQGVRRNLKLIGQTTYPSGMVLLKYEVQKSTAENR
- a CDS encoding VOC family protein; the protein is MKAKVKQIECVYIPITNPYESADWYQRNLGLELINPVTEDQVQLRIGDNQAIFLIKTKEKTTLNYIEVGGTEMSALTLEVTNIEEIYYNMKTNGVRIEGINETDGCGDFFEVFDPDGNKISIWGGWK
- a CDS encoding GyrI-like domain-containing protein; this encodes MEAKEVILPAFTVVGFRIEANLDELESGIGKNTYDSLISRKDEILFKKNENVILMQIYPMKPGFNPRIDRFTQIFCYEVNEGYTVPPGMMSHQVSESKYVTYTHKGLESELQRSYDYLYGQWTREHRHEPKGYDFEVWDERYKPESSDNEIDMYVALR
- a CDS encoding VOC family protein, with translation MNTKTLYEIPTNLFKRGIPLKPLIKEKLIGVMLYAKDLQRSSTWYCEMLGFKLADHNFDDFVELTIDGQYVMHLFKDIDLTPITRPVFSFNTDNIEDAYQSLVNSGAEIYSIETYGDHRSFSFKDCDGNILMISQY